The Streptomyces luteogriseus genome includes a window with the following:
- a CDS encoding NADH-quinone oxidoreductase subunit 5 family protein, whose translation MTTTTLAVLVPLLPFLGAAAGLLLGRTAPGFVRPLAVLPALTSLVLAALVAVRQGGGAAADSATELTPTGSVPIELALHIDGFAALVAVLVGLVASCVQIYSTGYLRDDPRYPSYAALVSLFTSAMLLVVYSGDLMVLLVGWEVMGICSYFLVGHYWETPEARAASLKAFLVTKLGDVPFLIGLFALATDAGSFRITRILGTVASGGLDHPTLIALLLLAGVAGKSAQFPLHTWLPDAMAGPTPVSALIHAATMVAAGVYFIARLLPVFEASQAAMVVLAVMAAVTMTGSALAALAQDDIKRVLAYSTIGQLGYMTGALAVGDRGAAVFHLLSHGAFKALLFLAAGVIIHAAGTNSLAAMSRMRNLRDRVPDAYWTMTVALLALAAIPPFSGFFSKEAVLGVAEHVVTGHTEHAPAAAGWIVLVAGLVAAVLTAAYAMRLWLLAFRGRGIEAPDHGRQPLTMTVVLWVLAIPSLALGGFAFRLLPDWFDGRDLSPTLTTSVLGTGVALVGGIVTYAAWRHTAALTARVPLGAVAAHPEGDAAQVEAEAIATHEPAYGDIAYAPDPADPGRLLLGPLHRHAAAGFHLDAVYTALFVRPVQAGAALVRFLDREVVETYVRGAGALPRWLGAAVRRAQTGNVQTYVSALLAGTVVLAVAVVLAATGA comes from the coding sequence GTGACCACGACCACCCTCGCCGTCCTCGTCCCCCTCCTCCCGTTCCTCGGCGCCGCCGCCGGTCTGCTCCTCGGCCGCACGGCACCCGGCTTCGTCCGCCCGCTCGCCGTCCTGCCGGCGCTCACCTCCCTGGTGCTCGCCGCGCTGGTCGCCGTACGCCAGGGCGGCGGCGCGGCCGCCGACTCGGCCACGGAACTCACCCCCACCGGCTCGGTGCCCATCGAGCTCGCCCTGCACATCGACGGCTTCGCCGCGCTCGTCGCCGTCCTGGTCGGCCTGGTCGCCTCCTGCGTGCAGATCTACTCGACGGGCTATCTGCGCGACGACCCGCGCTACCCCTCCTACGCCGCCCTCGTCTCGCTGTTCACCTCCGCGATGCTCCTGGTCGTCTACTCAGGCGACCTGATGGTGCTGCTGGTCGGCTGGGAAGTCATGGGCATCTGCTCCTACTTCCTTGTCGGCCACTACTGGGAGACCCCGGAGGCCCGCGCCGCCTCCCTCAAGGCCTTCCTGGTCACCAAGCTCGGCGACGTCCCCTTCCTCATCGGCCTGTTCGCCCTGGCCACCGACGCCGGTTCGTTCCGCATCACCCGGATCCTCGGCACCGTCGCGAGTGGCGGACTCGACCACCCGACGCTGATCGCCCTGCTGCTCCTCGCCGGTGTGGCGGGCAAGTCGGCCCAGTTCCCGCTGCACACCTGGCTCCCCGACGCGATGGCGGGCCCGACCCCCGTCTCCGCGCTGATCCACGCCGCGACGATGGTCGCCGCCGGTGTCTACTTCATCGCCCGGCTCCTCCCGGTCTTCGAGGCCTCCCAGGCCGCGATGGTCGTCCTCGCCGTCATGGCCGCCGTGACGATGACCGGCTCGGCGCTCGCCGCGCTCGCCCAGGACGACATCAAGCGCGTCCTCGCCTACTCGACGATCGGCCAGCTCGGCTACATGACCGGCGCCCTCGCCGTCGGCGACCGCGGGGCCGCCGTCTTCCACCTCCTGTCCCACGGCGCCTTCAAGGCGCTGCTGTTCCTCGCGGCCGGCGTGATCATCCACGCCGCCGGCACCAACTCGCTCGCCGCCATGTCCCGCATGCGGAACCTGCGCGACCGCGTCCCCGACGCCTACTGGACGATGACCGTGGCGCTGCTCGCGCTCGCCGCGATCCCGCCGTTCAGCGGCTTCTTCTCCAAGGAGGCCGTCCTCGGCGTCGCCGAGCACGTCGTCACCGGCCACACCGAGCACGCCCCCGCCGCGGCGGGCTGGATCGTCCTCGTCGCCGGTCTCGTCGCGGCCGTGCTCACCGCCGCCTACGCGATGCGCCTGTGGCTGCTGGCCTTCCGGGGCCGGGGCATCGAAGCCCCTGACCACGGCCGGCAGCCACTGACGATGACCGTCGTGCTGTGGGTGCTGGCCATCCCCTCCCTGGCCCTCGGCGGCTTCGCGTTCCGACTGCTGCCCGACTGGTTCGACGGCCGCGACCTCAGCCCGACCCTGACCACCTCCGTGCTCGGCACGGGCGTGGCCCTGGTCGGCGGCATCGTCACCTATGCCGCCTGGCGGCACACCGCCGCGCTCACGGCCCGCGTCCCGCTCGGCGCGGTCGCGGCCCACCCGGAGGGCGACGCGGCGCAGGTCGAGGCGGAGGCCATCGCCACGCACGAGCCGGCCTACGGGGACATCGCCTACGCGCCGGACCCCGCCGACCCCGGACGGCTGCTGCTCGGCCCCCTGCACCGGCACGCGGCCGCCGGCTTCCACCTGGACGCCGTGTACACGGCCCTCTTCGTCCGCCCGGTCCAGGCCGGAGCGGCCCTCGTCCGGTTCCTCGACCGCGAGGTCGTCGAGACCTACGTCCGCGGTGCCGGTGCGCTGCCCCGCTGGCTCGGCGCCGCCGTACGACGCGCCCAGACCGGCAACGTCCAGACCTATGTGAGCGCGCTGCTCGCCGGCACCGTCGTCCTCGCGGTCGCCGTCGTCCTCGCCGCCACGGGAGCGTGA
- the nuoK gene encoding NADH-quinone oxidoreductase subunit NuoK, with protein MHLAYPAVLSALLFCTGLYGVLARRNAILVLMSVELMLNAVNLNLVAFDVWLSRTAEETLHSGQALTLFIIAIAAAEIGIGLAIVLAVHRNRGTADIDKLRDTSERHDPDDPDHDARTAEQSDEAQKAEATA; from the coding sequence ATGCACCTCGCCTATCCCGCCGTGCTCTCCGCGCTCCTCTTCTGCACGGGCCTGTACGGCGTCCTCGCCCGCCGCAACGCGATCCTGGTCCTGATGTCGGTCGAGCTGATGCTCAACGCCGTCAACCTCAACCTGGTCGCCTTCGACGTGTGGCTCAGCAGGACCGCCGAGGAGACCCTCCACTCCGGCCAGGCCCTCACCCTCTTCATCATCGCCATCGCCGCGGCCGAGATCGGCATCGGCCTGGCGATCGTCCTCGCGGTCCACCGCAACCGCGGCACCGCGGACATCGACAAACTCCGCGACACCTCCGAGCGGCACGACCCCGACGACCCCGACCACGACGCCCGCACGGCCGAGCAGTCCGACGAGGCCCAGAAGGCTGAGGCCACCGCGTGA
- a CDS encoding NADH-quinone oxidoreductase subunit J family protein: MTLAATAGLLATGPTTGAAAGTHGFLSPTGVEIAFLLVGLVTFGAALVTVTTRQLVHAALWLVVTLGGLAVEYLLLTAEFIAWVQVLIYVGSVVVLLLFGLMLTRAPIGRSPDADSGNRWAALTVAVAAAAALVWVVVDAFRTTWVDLDGPAAGSTEATGASLFQNWVLPFEALSVLLLAALVGAIVLSRKAKAESSSPPVNAPAVTKSSRSVTDGGSGNSEQEGAR, from the coding sequence ATGACCCTCGCCGCAACCGCCGGTCTCCTTGCGACGGGCCCGACCACCGGTGCCGCCGCCGGAACTCACGGTTTCCTCTCCCCGACCGGCGTCGAGATCGCCTTCCTCCTCGTCGGCCTGGTGACCTTCGGCGCCGCCCTGGTCACCGTCACCACCCGGCAGCTGGTGCACGCCGCCCTGTGGCTGGTGGTCACCCTCGGCGGCCTCGCCGTCGAATACCTCCTGCTCACCGCCGAGTTCATCGCATGGGTGCAGGTCCTCATCTACGTCGGTTCCGTCGTCGTCCTCCTCCTGTTCGGTCTGATGCTCACCAGAGCCCCCATCGGCCGCTCCCCGGACGCCGACTCCGGCAACCGCTGGGCCGCCCTCACCGTGGCCGTCGCCGCTGCCGCCGCCCTGGTCTGGGTCGTGGTCGACGCGTTCCGCACGACCTGGGTCGACCTGGACGGCCCCGCCGCGGGCTCCACCGAGGCCACCGGCGCCAGCCTCTTCCAGAACTGGGTCCTGCCCTTCGAGGCCCTCTCCGTCCTCCTCCTCGCCGCCCTGGTCGGCGCGATCGTCCTGTCCCGCAAGGCGAAGGCGGAGTCGAGCTCTCCCCCCGTGAACGCCCCGGCCGTCACCAAGAGTTCCCGATCGGTCACAGATGGTGGTTCTGGGAATTCCGAGCAGGAAGGCGCCCGCTGA
- a CDS encoding NuoI/complex I 23 kDa subunit family protein produces the protein MAPIPGSGLAKGLAVTLRTMTKKSVTAQYPDAQPDLPPRTRGVIGLFEENCTVCMLCARECPDWCIYIDSHKETVPAATPGGRERSRNVLDRFAIDFSLCMYCGICIEVCPFDALFWSPEFEYAETDIRDLTHERDKLREWMWTVPAPPALDPGAEEPKELAAARKTADKLAAQLAPPATESHADEQARAAEQPTRPQGDSKQQTDQPKSDQPKSDQPKPGQPKPGQEGSA, from the coding sequence ATGGCCCCCATTCCTGGCAGTGGCCTCGCCAAGGGCCTGGCCGTCACCCTCCGCACGATGACGAAGAAGTCCGTCACCGCGCAGTACCCGGACGCCCAGCCCGACCTCCCGCCCCGCACGCGCGGTGTGATCGGCCTGTTCGAGGAGAACTGCACGGTGTGCATGCTGTGCGCCCGCGAGTGTCCCGACTGGTGCATCTACATCGACTCCCACAAGGAGACGGTCCCGGCGGCGACCCCGGGCGGCCGGGAGCGCAGCCGCAACGTCCTCGACCGCTTCGCCATCGACTTCTCCCTGTGCATGTACTGCGGTATCTGCATCGAGGTCTGTCCTTTCGACGCCCTGTTCTGGTCCCCTGAGTTCGAGTACGCCGAGACCGACATCCGCGACCTCACCCACGAGCGCGACAAGCTCCGCGAGTGGATGTGGACCGTCCCGGCCCCGCCGGCCCTCGACCCCGGCGCGGAGGAACCGAAGGAACTCGCCGCCGCCCGCAAGACAGCCGACAAACTCGCCGCCCAGCTGGCCCCGCCGGCCACCGAGTCCCACGCCGACGAGCAGGCCCGCGCCGCCGAGCAGCCCACCCGGCCGCAGGGTGACTCCAAGCAGCAGACGGACCAGCCGAAGTCGGATCAGCCGAAGTCGGATCAGCCGAAGCCGGGGCAGCCGAAGCCGGGGCAGGAGGGCTCGGCATGA
- a CDS encoding complex I subunit 1/NuoH family protein, which produces MNDVLDVALRLLVVFVVFLTLPLVIGQTEHKVMAHMQGRLGPMYAGGFHGWAQLIADGVKFAQKEDVVPAGADRRIFQLAPAVALLPYLLVLLAIPIGPGEGAVGQVIDAGVFFVLAVMGVGVLGSLMAGWASANKFSLLGGLRTAAQLLAYELPMLLTAASVAMAAGTVSLPGILDAFEWWWLPWQIVGAIVFFVAGLAELQRPPFDMPVADSEIIFGAYTEYTGLRFALFLLAEYAGIVVLCGLTTVLFLGGWHGPWGADGLGWVWTLLKTAVLAFLVIWLRVTYPRLREDQLQKLAWTLLVPLSLAQIALTGIVKVVIQ; this is translated from the coding sequence GTGAACGACGTGCTCGACGTCGCCCTGCGACTCCTGGTCGTCTTCGTCGTCTTCCTCACCCTCCCCCTGGTCATCGGCCAGACCGAACACAAGGTCATGGCTCACATGCAGGGCCGCCTCGGCCCCATGTACGCCGGCGGCTTCCACGGCTGGGCCCAGCTGATCGCCGACGGCGTGAAGTTCGCGCAGAAGGAGGACGTCGTCCCCGCGGGCGCCGACCGACGCATCTTCCAACTCGCCCCCGCCGTCGCCCTCCTGCCGTACCTCCTCGTCCTGCTCGCCATTCCCATCGGCCCCGGCGAGGGAGCCGTCGGCCAGGTCATCGACGCGGGCGTCTTCTTCGTCCTGGCCGTCATGGGCGTCGGCGTCCTCGGCTCGCTCATGGCCGGCTGGGCGTCCGCGAACAAGTTCTCCCTCCTCGGCGGCCTGCGCACCGCCGCCCAGCTCCTCGCCTACGAGCTGCCGATGCTGCTGACCGCCGCCTCGGTGGCGATGGCGGCCGGCACCGTCTCCCTCCCCGGCATCCTCGACGCCTTCGAGTGGTGGTGGCTGCCCTGGCAGATCGTCGGCGCGATCGTCTTCTTCGTGGCCGGCCTCGCCGAACTCCAGCGCCCACCCTTCGACATGCCCGTCGCCGACTCGGAGATCATCTTCGGCGCGTACACGGAGTACACCGGCCTCCGTTTCGCTCTCTTCCTCCTCGCCGAGTACGCCGGCATCGTCGTCCTGTGCGGCCTCACCACCGTCCTCTTCCTGGGCGGCTGGCACGGCCCCTGGGGCGCCGACGGACTCGGCTGGGTCTGGACCCTGCTGAAGACCGCCGTCCTCGCCTTCCTCGTGATCTGGCTGCGCGTCACCTATCCCCGCCTGCGCGAGGACCAGCTCCAGAAGCTGGCCTGGACCCTCCTCGTCCCCCTTTCCCTCGCCCAGATCGCCCTCACCGGCATCGTCAAGGTGGTGATCCAGTAA
- a CDS encoding NADH-quinone oxidoreductase subunit C translates to MTAVGWLPADAEELFGTDATAEESYDVLTVDVPPAAWITALETARDRLACTYFDWLSAVDEPGTGFRVTAHVAALSPLRRLLLRTTVPHEAPVLPSAVGVYAGAAWHERETYEMFGITFEGHPALDHLLLPENFEGHPLRKDFVLAARVAKAWPGAKEPGESEHGGPKRRQMLPPGVPDPNEWGPLKGQLPPAPTRAAGRTAGDRPTRGAARPAGERPVRRARSVSEGSASQSAAGEGAPAGGASAPTDRAGASAGGAGASGAPRRARSAAEGSVSQSAAGEGTPAGGAEASAGGVGASGAPRRARSAAEGSVSQSAAGEGTPAGGAEASAGGVGASDSGAPAGGAETPTGGAAAPAGPRRTRSAAEGSVSPATPGRSTAPASAGPRRNRSASQGSASQQPGGPASPEPGPASPATGRGAARPGSVSPTSDAPWHHARPAFDEPAPETAPEAAKPPAPEPSDGSQTSSTSEPAEAPTSPSRPESPAAPTSPSRPESPAAPESSTPPEGPAAPESSTPPEGPDTPESESPSESPDAADAQDPATEPQPADGNVKPADSPSKPDNPEDPAGGPQ, encoded by the coding sequence ATGACCGCGGTCGGCTGGCTGCCCGCCGATGCCGAGGAGCTCTTCGGCACGGACGCCACGGCCGAGGAGTCGTACGACGTCCTGACCGTCGACGTACCTCCGGCCGCCTGGATCACCGCCCTGGAGACCGCCCGCGACCGGCTCGCCTGCACCTACTTCGACTGGCTGAGCGCGGTCGACGAACCGGGCACGGGCTTCCGCGTCACCGCCCATGTCGCGGCCTTGTCCCCGCTGCGACGCCTCCTCCTGCGCACGACGGTCCCGCACGAAGCTCCCGTCCTGCCCTCCGCCGTCGGTGTCTACGCGGGTGCCGCCTGGCACGAACGCGAGACGTACGAAATGTTCGGCATCACCTTCGAAGGCCACCCGGCGCTGGACCACCTCCTTCTGCCCGAGAACTTCGAAGGCCACCCCCTGCGCAAGGACTTCGTCCTGGCCGCCCGCGTCGCCAAGGCCTGGCCCGGCGCGAAGGAACCGGGCGAGTCGGAACACGGCGGCCCCAAGCGCCGCCAGATGCTCCCACCCGGCGTCCCCGACCCCAACGAATGGGGCCCCCTCAAAGGCCAACTCCCCCCCGCTCCCACCCGAGCCGCGGGCCGCACAGCAGGCGACCGCCCCACCCGAGGCGCAGCCCGCCCCGCAGGGGAACGCCCGGTACGTCGCGCCCGCTCGGTGTCGGAGGGCTCGGCCAGTCAGTCTGCGGCTGGTGAGGGTGCTCCGGCCGGTGGTGCGAGTGCGCCGACTGACCGTGCGGGGGCGTCGGCCGGCGGTGCGGGGGCTTCGGGCGCTCCGCGTCGGGCCCGTTCGGCGGCTGAGGGTTCGGTGAGTCAGTCTGCGGCTGGTGAGGGGACTCCGGCCGGTGGTGCGGAGGCGTCGGCCGGTGGTGTGGGGGCTTCGGGCGCTCCGCGTCGGGCCCGTTCGGCGGCTGAGGGTTCGGTGAGTCAGTCTGCGGCTGGTGAGGGGACTCCGGCCGGTGGTGCGGAGGCGTCGGCCGGTGGTGTGGGGGCTTCGGACAGCGGAGCTCCGGCCGGCGGTGCGGAGACGCCGACTGGCGGTGCGGCGGCTCCTGCCGGTCCGCGTCGGACGCGTTCTGCCGCTGAGGGTTCGGTGAGCCCGGCCACGCCGGGTCGGTCGACCGCTCCGGCTTCGGCCGGTCCGCGGCGTAACCGCTCGGCGTCGCAGGGGTCGGCGAGTCAGCAGCCCGGCGGTCCCGCATCCCCGGAGCCCGGCCCCGCGTCCCCCGCGACCGGCCGCGGTGCCGCGAGGCCCGGTTCCGTATCCCCGACCTCCGACGCCCCCTGGCACCACGCCCGCCCGGCCTTCGACGAACCAGCCCCCGAAACGGCACCGGAGGCAGCGAAGCCACCGGCCCCGGAGCCGTCGGACGGGTCGCAGACCTCGTCGACCTCCGAGCCCGCGGAGGCGCCGACGTCCCCGAGCCGACCTGAGAGCCCGGCCGCACCGACGTCCCCGAGCCGACCTGAGAGCCCGGCCGCGCCGGAGTCCTCGACTCCACCCGAAGGCCCGGCCGCACCGGAGTCCTCGACTCCACCCGAAGGCCCGGACACACCGGAGTCCGAGAGCCCGTCAGAGAGCCCGGACGCCGCGGATGCTCAGGACCCGGCGACGGAGCCGCAGCCGGCGGACGGCAACGTGAAGCCCGCCGACAGCCCGAGCAAGCCCGACAATCCCGAGGACCCCGCAGGAGGCCCGCAGTGA